In Chloroflexota bacterium, a single window of DNA contains:
- a CDS encoding ribonuclease J, translated as MHVSKPKLRVIPLGGLGEIGKNMLAIEYGSDILIVDAGVMFPENDMWGVDLVIPDFGYLLDKTERVRAIVLTHGHEDHIGALPYVLRQIPVPVYGTRLTIGLAKVKLREEGMADAAPLHEVGLRQPFRIGTFEVECFRVNHSIPDGVGLAIRTPLGVLVHSGDFKFDYTPIEGKGADLARLAQLGGEGVLLLMADSTNAERPGFTPSERTVEQAFDQVFSRAKGRIIVATFASLIPRVQQLVNCAQRYGRRIAFAGRSMVDNVKIAQELGYLTIPDGLVVDLGAIKNMKPDQIVIVATGSQGEPTSALARMAAGTHKQVQIVPGDTVILSSHVIPGNEEMVGRTINRLFQRGAEVVYEAVAQVHVSGHASQEEQKLILSLTKPKYFLPIHGELRHLHHHARTAIELGMPPENVFVVENGYVIEIDEKGARVAERVPGGWVFVDGAGVGDIGPAVLRDRETLSRDGFVVAVALVRRGGWALQRPVELVTRGVVYLPEAQELLQRAAAAASEAVTAGSPPKDEVDVRERVRRALVRFFHDEVGRSPMIEAVVVAV; from the coding sequence GTGCACGTGAGCAAGCCAAAGTTGCGAGTGATCCCGCTCGGGGGACTTGGCGAAATCGGGAAGAACATGCTCGCCATTGAGTATGGCTCCGACATCCTCATCGTGGATGCCGGCGTCATGTTCCCCGAAAACGACATGTGGGGGGTAGACCTGGTCATCCCCGACTTCGGGTACCTGCTGGACAAGACGGAGCGGGTACGCGCCATTGTGCTGACCCACGGGCATGAAGACCACATCGGCGCGCTGCCTTACGTCCTGCGCCAGATACCGGTACCGGTGTACGGCACGCGGTTGACCATCGGCCTGGCCAAGGTCAAGTTGCGGGAGGAGGGGATGGCCGATGCCGCGCCGCTCCACGAGGTTGGGTTGCGGCAGCCGTTTCGCATCGGGACGTTTGAGGTGGAATGCTTCCGCGTGAACCACAGCATTCCCGACGGCGTTGGCCTGGCCATTCGCACGCCGCTGGGGGTGCTGGTGCATTCGGGCGATTTCAAGTTTGACTACACGCCCATTGAGGGCAAGGGCGCGGATTTGGCGCGACTGGCGCAGTTGGGCGGCGAGGGGGTCCTGCTGCTCATGGCCGACAGCACCAATGCCGAACGGCCTGGGTTTACCCCCTCCGAGCGGACCGTGGAGCAGGCCTTTGACCAGGTCTTCTCGCGCGCCAAAGGGCGCATCATCGTGGCCACTTTCGCCTCGCTCATCCCGCGGGTGCAGCAGTTGGTGAACTGCGCGCAACGCTACGGCAGGCGGATCGCGTTTGCTGGGCGTAGCATGGTGGACAACGTCAAGATCGCCCAGGAGTTGGGCTATCTGACGATTCCGGACGGACTGGTGGTGGATCTGGGCGCCATCAAGAACATGAAGCCGGATCAAATCGTGATCGTGGCGACGGGCAGCCAGGGCGAGCCGACCTCGGCGCTGGCTCGCATGGCGGCGGGAACCCACAAACAGGTGCAGATTGTCCCCGGCGACACGGTCATCCTGTCGTCGCACGTGATTCCCGGCAACGAGGAGATGGTGGGCCGCACGATCAATCGCCTGTTCCAGCGCGGCGCCGAGGTGGTGTACGAGGCCGTGGCCCAGGTGCATGTGTCGGGACACGCGAGCCAGGAGGAGCAGAAACTCATCTTGAGCCTGACCAAGCCGAAGTACTTCCTGCCGATTCACGGCGAGTTGCGGCACCTGCACCACCACGCCCGCACGGCGATTGAACTGGGCATGCCGCCGGAAAACGTGTTCGTCGTGGAGAACGGGTACGTCATAGAGATAGACGAGAAAGGGGCGCGCGTCGCCGAGCGGGTGCCGGGCGGCTGGGTGTTCGTGGATGGGGCGGGCGTAGGTGATATTGGCCCTGCTGTGCTGCGCGACCGCGAGACGTTGAGCCGCGATGGATTTGTGGTGGCGGTGGCGTTGGTGCGGCGAGGCGGCTGGGCGCTCCAGCGTCCCGTGGAGTTGGTTACGCGCGGCGTCGTGTACCTGCCGGAGGCGCAGGAACTCTTGCAACGGGCTGCGGCCGCCGCCAGCGAGGCCGTAACGGCGGGGAGCCCGCCCAAGGACGAGGTGGACGTGCGCGAGCGGGTGCGCCGCGCCCTGGTGCGCTTCTTCCACGACGAGGTGGGCCGAAGCCCCATGATTGAAGCGGTCGTTGTCGCCGTGTAG
- a CDS encoding trimethylamine methyltransferase family protein, producing MRRNLELLDEEIVQRILDEAMDLIATTGVRVLAREALDLLASSGARVDGDVARIPAPLAQRALASAPREFSLYDRRGRATVRYAGDAVHFDPGSCGVHILDPETGEHRSSVASDLVRIVQVAEMLPEYAAQSTAVICDDVPKDIGDLYRLFLVLLYSEKPIVTGGFTARGTRTMIAMLAAESGGPEALRARPRAVFDMCPSPPLRWTEFAAQNLIDLARAWVPAQLVSMPLAGATAPVTLLGSLVQHAAETISGIVIHQLAQPGAPVVWGGAPAIFDMRAATTPMGAVETAMLDIGYAQVGKHLGLPTHAYMGASDAKIVDAQAGLESGVTAVLGALAGINMISGAGMLDFLACFSVEKLVVDAEAIRMALRLLDGIQVRTDRLATDAFARMGLGCDFLMLPETRRLFRLEQVLPSPVIDRGSLGAWQAAGSPGTLARARERVRTLLAAYSRPSLAPDVERELYAIVRSEARRVGLEHLPGTESLGARG from the coding sequence ATGAGACGCAACCTGGAATTGCTGGACGAGGAAATCGTACAGCGCATCCTGGACGAGGCGATGGATCTCATCGCAACGACGGGCGTGCGGGTGCTGGCGCGGGAGGCGTTGGACCTGCTGGCGTCATCCGGCGCGCGGGTGGACGGCGACGTGGCGCGGATTCCGGCGCCGCTGGCGCAGCGGGCGCTGGCATCGGCCCCGCGCGAGTTCTCGCTCTACGACCGCAGGGGCCGCGCGACAGTCCGCTACGCCGGCGATGCCGTGCACTTTGACCCCGGCTCCTGCGGCGTGCATATCCTAGACCCCGAAACCGGCGAGCACCGGTCGTCGGTGGCAAGCGACCTGGTGCGCATCGTACAGGTGGCCGAGATGCTGCCGGAGTACGCCGCGCAGTCCACGGCGGTTATCTGCGATGACGTGCCAAAGGACATCGGCGACCTGTACCGTCTGTTTCTGGTGCTGCTTTATTCCGAGAAGCCTATCGTAACCGGCGGGTTCACGGCCAGGGGCACGCGCACGATGATCGCCATGCTTGCGGCGGAGAGCGGTGGGCCTGAAGCCTTGCGCGCGCGCCCTCGCGCCGTCTTTGACATGTGCCCATCCCCGCCGCTGCGCTGGACCGAGTTCGCCGCGCAGAACCTCATAGACCTGGCGCGGGCGTGGGTGCCGGCGCAATTGGTCTCCATGCCGTTGGCCGGGGCGACGGCCCCCGTAACGCTCCTGGGTTCCCTTGTCCAGCACGCGGCGGAGACGATCAGCGGGATTGTGATCCACCAACTGGCGCAGCCCGGCGCGCCAGTGGTCTGGGGCGGCGCGCCCGCCATCTTTGACATGCGCGCCGCGACGACGCCCATGGGCGCGGTGGAAACCGCCATGCTGGACATCGGCTACGCGCAGGTGGGCAAGCACCTGGGCCTGCCGACCCATGCGTACATGGGGGCGAGCGATGCCAAGATCGTGGACGCGCAAGCGGGCCTGGAGTCGGGCGTTACGGCGGTTTTGGGCGCGCTGGCCGGCATCAACATGATCAGCGGCGCGGGGATGCTGGATTTTCTCGCCTGCTTCAGCGTGGAGAAACTTGTCGTGGACGCCGAGGCCATTCGCATGGCCTTGCGGCTGCTGGACGGCATCCAGGTTCGTACCGACCGCCTGGCGACGGACGCCTTCGCCCGCATGGGCCTGGGGTGCGACTTCCTGATGCTGCCCGAGACGCGGCGCTTGTTCCGGCTGGAGCAGGTGCTGCCATCGCCGGTGATAGACCGCGGCTCCCTGGGCGCCTGGCAGGCGGCGGGTTCGCCCGGCACGCTTGCCCGTGCGCGGGAGCGGGTCCGCACGCTGCTTGCGGCGTATTCCCGGCCCAGCCTGGCGCCCGACGTGGAGCGGGAACTGTATGCCATCGTGCGGTCGGAGGCGCGCCGCGTCGGCCTGGAGCATCTGCCGGGCACCGAATCCCTCGGTGCGCGCGGCTAA
- a CDS encoding alcohol dehydrogenase catalytic domain-containing protein → MRVAMYYNNQDVRLEEMPTPRIGPGELLVKVIASGICGSDVMEWYRIKKAPRVLGHEITGVIAEVGEGVSRYKVGDRVFVSHHVPCNTCRYCLNGQHTVCDTLHTTNYDPGGFAEYLRVPPINVDRGVWVLPDDVSFEEGVFIEPLGCVVRAQRVANVRPGQTVLVLGSGMSGLLHVALARASGAGRVIATDVHEYRLQAARRFGADVALHAAEDVPARVREVNDGRLADVVFVCAGAMSAFRQSLQSVGRGGTIQFFAPTPPGAELPIPVNDFWRNSITVMTSYGAAPQDLTVALDLIRARRIPVADMITHRLSLAETGLGFRIVAEATESIKVIVEPQR, encoded by the coding sequence ATGCGCGTAGCCATGTATTACAACAATCAGGATGTGCGCCTGGAGGAGATGCCCACCCCGCGCATCGGCCCGGGCGAACTCCTGGTGAAAGTGATCGCCAGCGGCATCTGCGGCAGCGACGTGATGGAGTGGTACCGCATCAAGAAGGCTCCCCGCGTGCTGGGGCACGAGATTACCGGCGTCATCGCCGAGGTGGGCGAGGGGGTCTCGCGGTACAAGGTGGGCGACCGCGTGTTTGTGTCGCATCACGTCCCGTGCAACACGTGCCGCTACTGTCTCAACGGCCAGCACACCGTCTGCGACACGCTGCACACGACGAACTACGACCCGGGCGGGTTCGCCGAGTATCTGCGCGTGCCGCCCATCAATGTAGACCGAGGCGTGTGGGTCCTGCCGGACGATGTGTCGTTTGAGGAAGGGGTCTTCATTGAACCTCTGGGGTGCGTGGTGCGGGCGCAGCGCGTGGCGAACGTCCGCCCTGGGCAGACGGTGCTCGTGCTGGGCAGCGGGATGTCGGGGCTGCTGCACGTCGCCCTGGCGCGGGCATCGGGCGCGGGGCGCGTGATCGCCACCGATGTGCACGAGTACCGACTTCAGGCGGCCCGGCGCTTCGGCGCCGACGTGGCGCTCCATGCGGCTGAGGATGTTCCCGCGCGCGTCCGCGAGGTGAACGACGGCCGATTGGCCGATGTGGTGTTCGTGTGCGCAGGGGCCATGTCGGCCTTCCGCCAGTCGCTGCAATCGGTGGGGCGCGGGGGAACCATCCAGTTCTTCGCGCCGACGCCACCGGGCGCGGAATTGCCCATTCCGGTCAACGATTTCTGGCGCAATAGCATCACGGTGATGACTTCATACGGGGCTGCGCCGCAGGACCTGACCGTCGCGCTGGATTTGATTCGCGCGCGCCGTATCCCGGTGGCCGATATGATCACCCACCGGTTGAGCCTTGCGGAGACCGGCCTCGGCTTCCGAATCGTGGCCGAGGCGACGGAGTCCATCAAGGTGATCGTGGAGCCGCAGCGGTAG
- a CDS encoding IclR family transcriptional regulator, which yields MKNPNIYRVRVMERAMQILDCFDDEHPERGVSEIAQLVGLHKATTHRIIVSLMNGGFLERATDGERYRLGLRLAELGMAAIRTLDFRREAIPHMKALVDRFEETCDLSVFDRGEVFYVEVIQGKHTLTIAARVGMRLPAHCTASGKTFLAFMPEAEARSILKEPLTRYTDWTITSAEQVWAQLAEVRARGYGYDDQEFEIGIRAVAAPIRNREGKVIAVISMPGPTSRMTPERVSEIAESIVAAARAISTRLGWQG from the coding sequence ATGAAAAACCCCAACATCTACCGGGTGCGCGTCATGGAGCGCGCCATGCAGATTCTGGATTGCTTTGACGACGAGCATCCCGAGCGCGGCGTCTCCGAGATCGCCCAACTTGTCGGCCTCCACAAGGCCACCACGCATCGCATCATCGTGTCGCTGATGAACGGGGGCTTCCTGGAGCGGGCGACCGACGGCGAGCGCTATCGGCTGGGCCTGCGCCTGGCCGAGTTGGGCATGGCCGCCATCCGCACCCTGGACTTCCGGCGCGAGGCCATCCCCCACATGAAGGCGCTCGTGGACCGATTTGAGGAGACCTGCGACCTGAGCGTGTTTGACCGAGGCGAGGTCTTCTACGTGGAGGTGATCCAGGGCAAGCACACCCTGACCATCGCGGCGCGGGTGGGCATGCGGCTCCCGGCCCACTGCACCGCCAGCGGCAAGACCTTCCTCGCCTTCATGCCCGAGGCCGAAGCGCGCAGCATCCTCAAAGAGCCGCTCACCCGATACACCGACTGGACCATCACCTCGGCCGAACAAGTGTGGGCGCAACTGGCCGAGGTCCGCGCGCGCGGCTACGGCTACGACGACCAGGAGTTTGAAATCGGCATCCGCGCCGTGGCCGCGCCGATCCGCAACCGAGAGGGCAAGGTGATCGCCGTCATCAGCATGCCAGGCCCCACCAGCCGCATGACGCCGGAACGCGTGTCCGAGATCGCCGAGAGCATCGTCGCCGCCGCGCGGGCCATCTCCACGCGCCTGGGATGGCAGGGGTAG
- a CDS encoding DUF4926 domain-containing protein — MIRELDTVVLAKDLEAYGLRRGDVGAVVHCYEDGKTFEVEFVTGEGKTIAVVTLAEPDIRPMRHEEILHVRAFVST, encoded by the coding sequence ATGATTCGGGAACTTGATACGGTTGTCCTTGCCAAAGATCTAGAGGCATATGGTCTCAGGCGTGGCGACGTTGGCGCCGTTGTTCACTGCTATGAAGATGGCAAAACCTTTGAGGTGGAGTTTGTTACGGGCGAAGGCAAGACCATCGCAGTGGTAACACTGGCTGAACCGGACATTCGCCCAATGCGCCATGAAGAAATCCTTCACGTGCGCGCTTTCGTGTCAACGTAG
- a CDS encoding 3-oxoacid CoA-transferase: MSTEYNPRELLICVAARLMEDGTTAFIGTGIPMLAAALAQKLHAPNLVTVFEFGGTGAILEELPLAVGEERTFHRALSATGICDTMETAQRGFIEYGFLGGAQIDPYGNLNSTVIGDHARPKARLPGSGGANDVGSHCWRTIAIMQHDARRFVPKVDFITTPGYLTGPGAREAAGLPPGTGPYRVVSSLALMGFDDATKRMKLLAVHPGVTVEQVIQNTGFELLLADRIEETPPPTAEELRLLREEIDPHHLYI; this comes from the coding sequence ATGAGCACCGAGTACAACCCCCGCGAACTTCTCATTTGCGTGGCGGCGCGCCTCATGGAGGACGGCACCACCGCCTTCATCGGCACAGGCATCCCGATGCTGGCGGCGGCGCTGGCGCAGAAACTCCACGCGCCCAACCTGGTAACCGTCTTTGAGTTCGGCGGCACCGGCGCAATCCTGGAAGAGTTGCCTCTGGCCGTGGGCGAGGAGCGCACCTTCCACCGCGCCCTGTCGGCCACCGGCATCTGCGACACCATGGAGACCGCCCAGCGCGGGTTCATAGAGTACGGGTTCCTGGGCGGCGCGCAGATTGACCCCTACGGCAACCTGAACTCCACCGTCATCGGCGACCACGCCCGCCCCAAGGCCCGCCTGCCCGGCAGCGGTGGCGCCAACGATGTGGGTTCCCACTGCTGGCGCACCATCGCCATCATGCAGCACGACGCCCGGCGCTTCGTCCCCAAGGTGGACTTCATCACCACCCCGGGCTACCTCACCGGCCCGGGCGCCCGCGAGGCAGCCGGCCTGCCGCCCGGAACCGGCCCCTACCGCGTCGTGTCCAGCCTGGCGCTCATGGGGTTTGACGACGCCACCAAGCGGATGAAACTCCTGGCGGTGCATCCGGGCGTAACCGTGGAGCAGGTCATCCAGAACACGGGGTTTGAACTCCTGCTGGCCGACCGCATAGAGGAGACGCCCCCGCCCACCGCCGAGGAGTTGCGCCTCCTGCGCGAGGAGATAGACCCGCACCATTTGTACATCTGA
- a CDS encoding CoA transferase subunit A codes for MHVVESGIGPLIQPPDMNAFREWNRLHKNKALVDKLMSEQEAISRFMFDGAYIGTELYGTVRCPMSLVRELIRQGYKDLRVACQGVMELDLLLATGRVRALDITYIGNEVYGISANLRREVESGRVQHVVEWSNGGITWRFKAAAMGVPFIPVRSMLGTDTLKYSAAKVVECPFTGEKVALLPALILDVGFIHVHRADRYGNCQIDGIAGFAIEMARACKRLIVSAEEIIPTEEIRKRPDRTVIPYYLVDAVVHAPFGSHPGEMCYVYRRDEELIREWVKEMEQPDTAQTYLQKYVYGPKNHEEYMDLVGRDRLEGLRYRKGGQP; via the coding sequence ATGCATGTAGTGGAATCTGGCATCGGCCCACTCATCCAGCCGCCCGACATGAACGCCTTCCGAGAGTGGAACCGCCTGCACAAGAACAAGGCCCTGGTGGACAAACTAATGTCGGAGCAGGAGGCCATCTCTCGCTTCATGTTTGACGGCGCGTACATCGGCACCGAACTCTACGGCACCGTCCGCTGCCCCATGTCCCTCGTCCGCGAACTCATCCGCCAGGGGTACAAAGACCTCCGCGTCGCCTGCCAGGGCGTCATGGAACTGGACCTGCTCCTCGCGACGGGCCGGGTCCGCGCGTTAGACATCACCTACATCGGCAACGAGGTGTACGGCATCTCGGCCAACCTGCGCCGCGAAGTGGAGAGCGGTCGGGTGCAGCACGTCGTGGAATGGTCCAACGGCGGCATCACCTGGCGGTTCAAGGCCGCCGCTATGGGCGTGCCCTTCATCCCCGTTCGCTCCATGCTCGGCACCGACACGCTGAAGTACAGCGCGGCGAAGGTGGTGGAGTGTCCCTTCACCGGCGAGAAGGTCGCCCTCCTCCCTGCCCTTATCCTGGACGTGGGGTTCATCCACGTGCACCGCGCCGACCGCTACGGCAACTGCCAGATTGACGGCATCGCGGGGTTTGCCATAGAAATGGCCCGCGCCTGCAAGCGCCTCATCGTCAGCGCCGAGGAAATCATCCCCACCGAGGAAATCCGCAAGCGCCCCGACCGAACGGTCATTCCCTACTACCTGGTGGATGCCGTCGTCCATGCGCCCTTCGGCTCGCACCCGGGCGAGATGTGTTATGTCTATCGCCGCGACGAGGAACTCATCCGCGAGTGGGTCAAGGAGATGGAGCAGCCTGACACCGCCCAGACCTACCTCCAGAAGTACGTGTACGGCCCCAAGAACCACGAGGAGTACATGGACCTGGTCGGGCGCGACCGCCTGGAGGGCCTGCGATACCGCAAGGGAGGGCAACCATGA
- a CDS encoding alpha/beta fold hydrolase, with amino-acid sequence MEKLVVFQNQGQNLYGMLHLPEGPTPCPAVVLLHGFTGHRSESHFIFTKQARHLAQHGIAALRFDFRGSGESEGDFADMTIEGEISDAAAALDWLSAQPEIDQARLGVLGLSLGGLVAACLAGRDPRVRALVLWAAPANLAEVLTKGAANASRPPAAHPSGYDIGGLVVGHEFIRQMMAIRPLDELRRFAGPTLVVQGTADASVPPDDAHKYLQALTGPKALKMVEGADHTFSSIAWEKEVITASTRWFAQHL; translated from the coding sequence ATGGAAAAACTCGTGGTCTTCCAAAACCAGGGGCAGAACCTCTACGGCATGCTGCACCTTCCCGAAGGCCCAACCCCCTGCCCCGCCGTCGTCCTGCTCCACGGCTTCACCGGCCACCGCAGCGAGTCCCACTTCATCTTCACCAAACAGGCCCGACATCTCGCCCAACACGGCATTGCGGCGCTTCGGTTTGACTTCCGCGGCTCTGGAGAGAGCGAGGGCGACTTCGCCGACATGACCATTGAGGGCGAAATCTCCGACGCCGCAGCCGCACTGGACTGGTTGAGCGCCCAACCCGAGATAGACCAGGCGCGTCTGGGTGTTCTGGGGCTCAGCCTGGGCGGTCTGGTAGCCGCCTGTCTGGCGGGGCGCGACCCCCGCGTGCGCGCCCTTGTCCTCTGGGCCGCGCCCGCCAACCTGGCCGAGGTCCTCACCAAAGGCGCGGCCAACGCATCGCGCCCGCCCGCGGCTCACCCGTCCGGCTACGACATCGGCGGGCTTGTCGTCGGCCACGAATTCATCCGCCAGATGATGGCCATCCGCCCGCTGGACGAACTCCGCCGATTCGCAGGCCCCACCCTCGTCGTCCAAGGCACCGCAGACGCATCGGTCCCGCCCGATGACGCGCACAAGTACCTGCAGGCATTGACCGGCCCCAAAGCGCTGAAAATGGTAGAGGGCGCCGACCACACGTTTTCATCCATCGCCTGGGAAAAGGAGGTGATCACCGCATCCACCCGGTGGTTCGCGCAGCATCTCTAG
- a CDS encoding FHA domain-containing protein — protein MALIGYDPRKKVDTPAVRHPGKLAAPPLEQTVMISHPDMPRVNPVRALWLIPLVGGGLSRAFIIREPETILGRQMGAGLRLWDSRVSRQHCKILLTERTAVVVDLESSNGTFVNDEQIERAELSDGDLLRVGDTVFRVRYMDFAEQGASDDAYYLATRDPGTDLYNRQYMIEALQRECARAARHNYPLALLLASVEAERIPQEGRLAALDKQARSLAAVLCQQGNEDIILGRYSVSEVAAILPMAAPDEATALAQKAQADYQAASDVAAPTRVLYIGLAHFPEQADSAEQLLEKAEIMLYQARSAAPPESAQP, from the coding sequence ATGGCCTTGATAGGGTACGATCCCCGCAAGAAGGTGGATACGCCCGCCGTGCGGCATCCCGGCAAGCTCGCCGCGCCTCCCCTGGAACAAACCGTGATGATTTCCCACCCCGACATGCCTCGGGTGAATCCGGTCCGCGCGCTCTGGCTCATCCCCCTAGTCGGAGGAGGCCTGTCCCGCGCCTTCATCATCCGCGAACCCGAGACCATCCTGGGGCGGCAGATGGGCGCGGGCCTGCGCCTGTGGGATAGCAGAGTCTCCCGCCAGCACTGCAAAATCCTGCTGACCGAACGCACGGCCGTGGTGGTGGACCTGGAGAGCAGCAATGGCACCTTCGTCAATGACGAGCAGATTGAGCGCGCGGAACTCAGCGACGGCGACCTGCTCCGCGTCGGCGACACCGTGTTTCGCGTCCGCTACATGGACTTCGCCGAACAGGGCGCGTCCGACGACGCCTACTACCTGGCGACCCGCGACCCAGGCACGGACCTCTACAACCGCCAATACATGATTGAGGCGCTCCAACGCGAGTGCGCGCGAGCCGCCCGCCACAACTACCCGCTGGCCCTTCTCCTCGCCAGCGTGGAGGCTGAGAGAATCCCACAGGAAGGCCGACTGGCCGCCCTGGACAAACAAGCCCGCTCGCTTGCGGCGGTCCTCTGCCAGCAGGGCAACGAGGACATCATCCTGGGGAGATACAGCGTGAGCGAAGTTGCCGCGATTCTGCCCATGGCCGCGCCGGACGAAGCGACCGCGCTTGCGCAGAAGGCGCAGGCCGACTACCAGGCGGCTTCGGACGTCGCCGCGCCCACGCGCGTTCTGTATATCGGCCTCGCTCACTTCCCTGAGCAGGCCGATTCTGCGGAGCAACTCTTGGAAAAGGCGGAGATCATGCTGTATCAGGCGCGATCTGCCGCGCCGCCCGAGTCAGCACAACCCTGA